The genomic interval TCGATTTTTTCCAAAACTTCAAAATTAAGTCCCTGCCAGTTTTCAGGATATTTTCCGTGAATATTTCCAATACCTGCAGCAAGAATGTCAACACCTAAGTCAGCGATAAGTTTACATTCATCAGGGTCTGCAACTTCGCCGTTGCCGACAACACCGTCTTCTTCTCCGCCGATTGCACCAACTTCTGCTTCAACAGAAATACCTTTTTCGTTTGCAATTCTTATTATTTCTTTTGTTTTTTCAATATTTTCATCTATCGGATAGTGAGAGCCGTCAAACATAACTGATGTAAAACCTGCATCGATTGCTTTTAGAGCGCCTTCGTATGAACCGTGGTCAAGGTGGATTGCAACAGGAACATCAATATCAAGTTCTTCCATCATACCTTTAACCATTCCAACGATTGTTTTGTAACCTGCCATATATTTTCCTGCACCCTCAGATACGCCTAAAATAACAGGTGATCTGTTTTCTTTAGCAGTAAGAAGAATTGCTTTGGTCCATTCCAGATTGTTGATATTGAACTGACCTACTGCATAATGGCCTTCTTTTGCTTTTTTCATCATTTCTTTTGCTGATACTAACATATTAAATTTCCTCCCAAAGTATATATACTATATATAAGTATATGCTAAAATGGAAAAAAAATCAATATATTTCTAAAATTAAGTAAAATAAAAAAGGAATTTAATTTATTTTGGAGAAAATAATAAGTGAAAGGGGAAGTCCCCGATTAAATAGACAAAAAATTTAATTTTAATGAGGTGATACCAATGTACAGTGATGAAACCGTCTGGGTAAAAAAAGTATATTTGTGTGTTCAGGGAAAGGAAATTATTAAAATTAAATATAATGATATAAAGAAGAATGATTAAAATAAAGTTTTGTGGATTTGAGTTAAATATAAAATTTGAACATATAGATTTATCTTTAATAGTAAAAAAGCACTCTAATTGAGTGCTTTTTTAGTTAGCGGTTAATTAAAATCGTTTTATATCCTTTTTAAAAATCATGACGAAAACCTGCGGAAATTTTATATTTTTCAAATATGCATACTATTTCTTCTATCGCATCAAAATCAGAATAATTTTCGTCTTTAATAACCTTTTGTATTTCACCTAATGCCATAATAGCAGTTGTGTTAGCAATTTGTGATACATCAATTTCAAAATCTTCGAGTCTGAACCTTACATAATCAGTTATATGTTCTCTTAAAAGTTCAAGTTTAATATTCATTTTTTACCTCCTAAATTAAAAAAGTGCGTAGCCGAAGCCACGCACGAAAAATGCATAACTCCGATTGCTGCGACACAAGTTTTCAACCAATCCCAAGGAATGTGAAAACAGAGAATGCATTTTTACCAAAATAAAAATACATCCTTGATAATTGGTTAATATTAACTTGTGTCGCAAGTATAGTATAACACTTATCTTAAAAAAATGCAAGAAAAAACTGCCGCGATAATTGTGGCAGTCTAATTTATTTATCAATATTTTGTTTTGCGGTGTTGATTGAGGAAATCAATACTCTTTTTATTTCGAGGCAATCTTTAAG from Oscillospiraceae bacterium carries:
- the fba gene encoding class II fructose-1,6-bisphosphate aldolase; this encodes MLVSAKEMMKKAKEGHYAVGQFNINNLEWTKAILLTAKENRSPVILGVSEGAGKYMAGYKTIVGMVKGMMEELDIDVPVAIHLDHGSYEGALKAIDAGFTSVMFDGSHYPIDENIEKTKEIIRIANEKGISVEAEVGAIGGEEDGVVGNGEVADPDECKLIADLGVDILAAGIGNIHGKYPENWQGLNFEVLEKIEAKTNPMPLVLHGGTGIPTDMIKKAISLGVSKINVNTECQLSFAAATRKYFEEGKDLSGKGFDPRKVLAPGFEAIKETVKEKMELFGSINKA